One Clostridium novyi NT genomic window carries:
- a CDS encoding prepilin peptidase — protein MISVSFFILGTIIGSFLSVCICRIPAGESIVYPPSHCSNCKSNIKPYDLIPIVSYVILRGKCRYCKEKISIKSPLMELFTGIMFLSLYLKYGLTLDLIKYLILFSFLIVIGCIDYNTTDVYFSTTSTGIGIGILFLVINWYLKLPVRTYFLGAIIGGIFILLIAVLTGGMGFGDVEICIFSGIYIGTKLTVLMLFLSFILGGAVGAILIISKKKSRKDYIPFGPYISIATMIAVLFGEKIINWYLY, from the coding sequence ATGATTTCGGTAAGTTTTTTTATATTAGGGACAATCATAGGTAGCTTTTTAAGTGTTTGTATATGCAGAATACCAGCTGGTGAATCAATAGTTTATCCACCATCACATTGTTCAAACTGTAAAAGTAATATTAAACCATACGATTTAATTCCCATTGTAAGTTATGTGATTTTAAGAGGAAAATGTAGATACTGTAAAGAGAAAATCTCTATTAAATCACCGCTTATGGAGCTATTTACAGGAATTATGTTTTTAAGTTTATATTTAAAATATGGACTAACATTAGACTTAATAAAATACTTAATTTTGTTTAGTTTTTTAATTGTAATAGGATGCATAGATTACAACACAACAGATGTTTACTTTAGCACAACTTCCACTGGAATCGGAATTGGAATATTATTTTTAGTTATAAATTGGTATTTAAAATTACCAGTAAGAACATATTTCCTAGGAGCTATTATAGGAGGAATATTTATTTTATTAATTGCAGTATTAACAGGTGGAATGGGTTTTGGAGATGTTGAAATATGTATTTTTTCCGGAATATATATAGGTACTAAATTGACGGTGTTAATGCTCTTTTTATCATTTATATTAGGGGGAGCTGTAGGGGCTATACTCATTATTTCTAAAAAGAAAAGTAGAAAAGACTATATCCCATTTGGACCATATATATCAATAGCAACTATGATTGCAGTATTGTTTGGAGAAAAAATTATAAACTGGTATTTATATTAG
- a CDS encoding PilN domain-containing protein yields MKGYNFFEYFEGEKGGLESKTTYAAIGAACVIGIMITLFIVNCFRINLLKKDIASLEDNINSKEYKITYREKEQGERKLKVLEDYYKLVSSAESSVNKKDYINTDLIKDISSTVPKSVSFQNITVSDKTVTIQGTSQTRVAVGELEHNLKELGIFEEVHVPDISENSNDENSYSFNFNISFKLKEGKDNAK; encoded by the coding sequence ATGAAGGGATACAATTTCTTTGAGTATTTTGAAGGAGAAAAAGGTGGACTAGAGTCAAAAACAACTTATGCTGCTATTGGAGCGGCTTGTGTTATTGGAATCATGATTACTTTATTTATTGTAAATTGTTTTAGAATTAATTTATTAAAAAAAGATATAGCATCATTAGAGGATAATATCAATTCAAAAGAGTATAAGATTACATATAGAGAAAAAGAGCAAGGGGAGAGAAAGTTAAAGGTATTAGAGGATTACTATAAATTGGTTTCTTCTGCTGAAAGCTCAGTTAATAAAAAAGATTACATAAATACTGATTTAATAAAGGACATATCAAGTACAGTGCCTAAAAGTGTTTCTTTTCAAAATATTACTGTTTCAGATAAGACAGTTACAATACAAGGAACATCACAAACTAGGGTTGCTGTGGGAGAACTTGAACATAATTTAAAGGAACTTGGAATTTTTGAAGAAGTACATGTTCCAGACATATCAGAGAATTCTAATGATGAAAACAGTTATTCTTTCAATTTTAATATAAGTTTTAAATTGAAGGAGGGCAAAGATAATGCAAAGTAA
- a CDS encoding vWA domain-containing protein, whose protein sequence is MEKSRNFKRFFTLLLSTIFTITQLITVPVFAATGNDQNQNKLLEVTQDFTPKSKDNIYKLGESFDINYKIKPKDINKKEYDYWYKSKDKKKEIVLVMDTSTSMKCLVEPESYDIDNCVPTKEGHIVYIKDKSYLVNTTFLRGSRHKLFYITMGTTNYYIQGNKCYRQSSYNEKNRLKHAQESAIKFVKKFENDKNISIGLVSFDTRAIEQKELTSSLSEVKSSINNLKVAYNGATNIEAGLKSAQKILKKGNEDADKYVILMSDGFPTAFDYAGEKFEENFNEHEVQDNTFINFGYNDYRGYAMKHSINQADSLKKVGINSFIIGFSDGANSEKLNKIAKAAGGEYEEARNTDALNGAYNKIETKVKAPLIKNLQLEFNVQQGLAIEEFKNSITNETIQFMKKDNNAYYINLENMVYDSDKDNSNIYSCKNKDLNIKVKFRTLKEGKYSITSFINRQENNSKENLYTNSQDIIIIKDSLLELNQNICDKKDKGYNVGDEIKINYNIKLKPTEYLNETNNDNKKEEVNKKRKKRIVLAIDTSGSMDSKEASLSESQQQDDKCKGKLMYYFDIKTFKYKVFLYNDKTKGLWNRIFGDGFISQVMGKPLNFYFNTMIATPGYLQKINGRVFHLIKLCKGIFVPKILRGKFIDRTIDTLIDINENLISAPLNAFQKLMELLQHIFFGEDPIEISSVQLASGNFTINGKKYYVKDNKVYEFNEQDRSRIDSVKKVANDFVDKFKDDENTEIAIVRYSSKADVVLDNSNKVFLSSKDNETIKKRINSLKADVATNIGDGIRKSYSILDKCDKDSEKYMILMTDGVPTAYTCYANTIKTLNNCKYGEEELDLGYCPEGYIECYNRKYYYSEVKGDFKLENDNRDEGYVIKFGDEYDKNALEYAKQAMQKSKSKNINNVIVGFSDGIDTKKLKEIAGDNAQYKEAKDLGELSKQYDEIQKDINTIKAPCVSNLEFNLKLPKGLELVDDFSNNSNFKLQKSADNSSTIIGKINDVKYIKSQDGKTYIPERDNINFDIKVKIKENKDYVLGENNNKATLSYKDLYGVEYTEGFTPTINITMSKLDIEVDKFGILKSISDKDKENLDKDNDFIKNYIQDTDIKIMNNFMYQVGIVIKPCNKSDENDEGNIKEDIKIKNSFSTNNNVNIKLINENSPNGVFLYELNGNDLERISNDKISVNKGEITIKGGTLKKGQQYIVTQGILFKNIESNTVLKDDIEINGDKTSKQITINKTDNLPNLD, encoded by the coding sequence ATGGAAAAAAGTCGGAATTTTAAAAGATTTTTTACGCTGTTACTATCTACAATTTTTACAATTACTCAACTAATTACAGTTCCAGTCTTTGCGGCAACAGGAAACGATCAAAATCAAAACAAATTATTAGAAGTAACACAAGATTTCACCCCAAAATCAAAAGATAATATTTATAAATTAGGGGAAAGTTTTGACATAAATTATAAAATCAAGCCTAAGGATATAAATAAGAAAGAATATGATTATTGGTACAAATCTAAAGATAAGAAAAAAGAAATAGTGTTGGTTATGGATACATCTACAAGTATGAAATGTTTAGTGGAACCAGAAAGTTATGATATTGATAATTGTGTTCCAACTAAAGAAGGTCATATAGTTTATATTAAGGATAAAAGTTATTTAGTCAATACTACATTTTTGCGAGGGAGTAGACATAAACTATTTTATATTACAATGGGAACTACTAACTACTATATTCAGGGAAATAAATGTTATAGACAAAGTTCTTATAATGAGAAAAATAGATTGAAACATGCTCAAGAATCAGCAATAAAATTTGTGAAAAAATTTGAAAATGATAAAAATATATCTATAGGATTAGTATCTTTTGATACTAGAGCTATTGAACAAAAAGAGCTTACATCAAGTTTAAGTGAAGTTAAGAGCAGTATAAATAATTTAAAAGTAGCTTATAATGGAGCTACTAATATAGAAGCTGGATTAAAAAGTGCACAAAAAATTCTAAAAAAAGGAAATGAAGATGCTGATAAATATGTAATATTGATGTCTGATGGTTTTCCAACTGCATTTGATTATGCGGGTGAAAAATTTGAAGAAAATTTTAATGAACATGAAGTGCAAGATAATACCTTTATAAATTTTGGTTACAATGATTATAGGGGTTATGCTATGAAACATTCTATAAATCAAGCCGATAGTTTAAAAAAAGTTGGTATAAATAGCTTTATTATAGGTTTTAGTGATGGTGCTAATAGTGAGAAATTAAATAAAATAGCTAAAGCTGCAGGTGGAGAATATGAAGAAGCTAGAAATACAGATGCTTTAAATGGGGCTTATAATAAGATAGAAACTAAAGTAAAAGCGCCATTAATTAAGAACTTACAGCTTGAATTTAATGTTCAACAAGGATTAGCAATTGAAGAATTTAAAAATTCTATTACAAATGAGACTATACAATTCATGAAAAAAGATAATAATGCATACTATATCAACTTAGAGAATATGGTTTATGATTCTGATAAAGATAATTCTAATATTTACTCTTGTAAAAATAAAGATTTAAATATAAAAGTAAAATTTAGAACTTTAAAAGAGGGAAAATACAGCATTACATCCTTTATAAATAGACAAGAAAATAATTCTAAAGAAAATTTATACACGAATTCACAGGATATAATTATAATAAAAGATTCTTTATTAGAATTAAATCAAAATATATGTGATAAAAAAGATAAAGGTTATAATGTGGGTGATGAAATAAAAATTAATTATAATATAAAGTTAAAACCTACGGAATATCTTAATGAAACCAATAATGATAATAAAAAAGAAGAAGTTAATAAAAAAAGAAAGAAAAGAATAGTTTTAGCTATAGATACATCTGGAAGTATGGATAGTAAAGAAGCAAGTTTATCGGAATCACAACAACAAGATGATAAATGTAAGGGAAAGTTAATGTATTATTTTGATATAAAAACTTTTAAGTATAAAGTGTTTCTATATAATGATAAGACTAAGGGACTTTGGAATAGGATATTTGGAGACGGGTTTATTTCACAAGTTATGGGAAAACCTCTTAACTTTTATTTTAACACAATGATTGCAACCCCAGGATATTTACAAAAAATAAATGGTAGAGTATTTCACTTAATTAAATTATGTAAGGGAATATTTGTTCCTAAGATATTAAGAGGAAAATTTATAGATAGGACTATAGATACACTTATAGACATAAATGAAAATTTAATTAGTGCTCCATTGAATGCATTTCAAAAATTAATGGAATTACTTCAACATATTTTCTTTGGAGAAGATCCTATAGAAATATCTTCAGTGCAACTGGCAAGTGGAAACTTTACTATTAATGGAAAGAAATATTATGTAAAAGATAATAAAGTATATGAATTTAATGAACAAGATAGAAGTAGAATTGATTCTGTAAAAAAAGTAGCAAATGATTTTGTGGATAAGTTTAAGGATGATGAAAATACTGAAATTGCTATAGTTAGATATTCAAGTAAAGCAGATGTAGTACTAGATAATAGTAATAAGGTATTTTTAAGTAGTAAAGATAATGAAACAATAAAGAAGAGAATAAATTCTTTAAAAGCCGATGTAGCTACTAATATAGGAGATGGAATAAGAAAATCATATTCTATACTTGATAAATGTGATAAAGATAGTGAAAAATATATGATTCTTATGACAGATGGAGTTCCTACTGCGTATACTTGTTATGCAAACACTATTAAGACATTAAATAATTGTAAATATGGTGAAGAAGAACTTGATTTGGGATATTGTCCAGAAGGTTATATTGAGTGTTATAATAGAAAGTATTACTATAGCGAAGTCAAAGGTGATTTTAAATTAGAAAATGATAATAGAGATGAAGGATACGTTATAAAATTTGGTGATGAATATGATAAAAATGCTTTAGAATATGCTAAACAAGCTATGCAAAAATCAAAGAGTAAGAATATAAATAATGTAATTGTAGGTTTTAGTGATGGAATAGATACTAAAAAGTTAAAGGAAATAGCGGGAGATAATGCTCAATATAAAGAAGCTAAAGATTTAGGTGAATTATCAAAACAATATGATGAGATACAAAAGGATATAAATACTATAAAGGCACCTTGTGTAAGTAATTTAGAATTTAATTTAAAACTTCCAAAAGGCTTAGAATTAGTAGATGACTTTAGTAATAATTCAAATTTTAAATTGCAAAAATCCGCAGATAATTCTTCGACTATTATAGGAAAAATAAATGATGTAAAATACATTAAGTCCCAAGATGGAAAAACTTATATTCCTGAAAGAGATAATATTAATTTTGACATAAAAGTAAAGATTAAAGAAAACAAAGACTATGTATTAGGTGAAAATAATAATAAAGCAACTTTAAGTTATAAAGATTTATATGGTGTTGAGTATACAGAAGGATTTACTCCAACAATTAATATAACAATGAGTAAACTAGATATAGAAGTTGATAAATTTGGAATACTAAAGTCAATTTCAGATAAGGATAAAGAGAATTTAGATAAAGATAACGATTTTATAAAGAATTATATACAAGATACTGATATTAAGATAATGAATAATTTTATGTATCAAGTAGGTATTGTAATAAAACCTTGTAATAAATCAGATGAAAATGATGAAGGTAATATAAAAGAAGATATAAAGATAAAAAATAGTTTTAGTACAAATAATAATGTTAATATTAAGTTAATAAATGAAAATTCACCTAATGGAGTATTTTTATATGAGTTAAATGGAAATGATTTAGAAAGAATTTCAAATGATAAAATATCTGTGAATAAAGGAGAGATTACTATAAAAGGAGGAACTCTTAAAAAAGGACAACAATATATAGTTACCCAGGGTATATTATTTAAAAACATAGAAAGCAATACAGTCTTAAAAGATGACATTGAAATAAATGGTGATAAAACTTCAAAACAAATAACAATAAATAAGACTGATAACTTACCAAATCTTGATTAA
- the pilM gene encoding type IV pilus assembly protein PilM, whose protein sequence is MFKRKVISFDIGSKNIKLVEGKCDGDKVIVTNMDMIETPKNSMNDGSIVDINLIAEAVRKLIDKVSTRTKNVVFTSQSTSIITRTVEIPWAKEKDMKSMIKYDIEQYLPIDLNEYIIKHKVIDEFQKEEVKMVRANVVVYPKKMAKAYWSLVEELELKPMALEVSLSAMEKILSSKDIITINEKDYQKEDTIAIVDIGSDEIEMNIIANGNLEFTRVLMGGGAYIDSSISNELSVDMDVAEEKKIIFGDLTLDNFSGEKQIVNEAMKNVIDRWNSEILRMLDYFKNKNKDKQIKKVYVHGGTSQIPGLCQYMKNSLGISVELIKNISTVSLDKKLEDKDITNYINAIGSIIM, encoded by the coding sequence ATGTTTAAAAGAAAAGTTATATCATTTGATATTGGAAGTAAAAATATAAAATTAGTTGAAGGAAAATGTGACGGAGATAAAGTTATTGTTACAAATATGGACATGATAGAAACTCCTAAAAATTCAATGAATGATGGGAGTATAGTTGATATTAATTTAATTGCAGAAGCAGTTAGAAAACTTATAGATAAAGTATCAACAAGGACTAAAAATGTGGTCTTTACATCTCAAAGCACATCAATAATAACAAGAACAGTAGAAATACCTTGGGCGAAAGAAAAAGATATGAAATCAATGATAAAATATGATATAGAACAATATTTACCAATAGACCTTAATGAATACATAATAAAGCATAAAGTAATAGACGAATTTCAAAAGGAAGAAGTTAAAATGGTTAGAGCAAATGTAGTTGTTTATCCTAAAAAAATGGCAAAAGCATATTGGAGTTTAGTAGAAGAATTAGAACTTAAACCAATGGCATTAGAAGTAAGTCTAAGTGCAATGGAAAAAATATTATCATCTAAAGATATTATAACAATTAATGAAAAAGACTATCAAAAGGAAGATACAATAGCAATTGTTGATATAGGGTCTGATGAAATTGAAATGAACATAATAGCTAATGGTAATTTAGAGTTCACAAGAGTACTTATGGGAGGAGGTGCTTATATAGATTCAAGCATATCAAATGAACTTTCAGTTGATATGGATGTTGCAGAAGAAAAGAAAATAATATTTGGAGATTTAACTCTCGATAATTTTTCAGGAGAGAAACAAATAGTTAATGAAGCTATGAAAAATGTTATTGATAGATGGAATTCAGAAATACTTAGAATGTTAGATTATTTTAAAAACAAAAATAAAGACAAGCAAATAAAAAAAGTATATGTACATGGAGGGACAAGCCAAATACCTGGTTTATGTCAATATATGAAAAATTCATTGGGAATTTCAGTAGAATTAATAAAAAACATTAGTACAGTTTCATTAGATAAAAAACTTGAAGATAAAGATATAACTAATTATATTAATGCTATAGGAAGTATAATAATGTAA
- a CDS encoding type II secretion system protein → MEKIRIKNGLTLIEVNLALVIFMILLAIVSPFFYSNFKSLNEADIRLELQGKGEKILEDINKRALEASGIEELKDKNNVKEIIFKYEDGSEYTWKNHYENGIKVKLLPEGSNEENAKGINIKLTLKKKKIEQKLSTDVYFRNYNKQNNKIDNNEEGGK, encoded by the coding sequence ATGGAAAAAATACGTATAAAGAATGGTTTAACATTAATAGAAGTAAACTTGGCTTTAGTCATATTTATGATATTACTAGCTATAGTATCTCCCTTTTTTTATAGCAATTTTAAATCCTTAAATGAAGCTGATATAAGATTAGAGCTACAAGGAAAAGGGGAAAAGATTTTAGAGGATATAAACAAAAGGGCATTAGAAGCAAGTGGAATAGAGGAATTAAAAGATAAAAATAATGTAAAAGAAATAATATTCAAATATGAAGATGGTAGTGAGTATACATGGAAAAACCATTATGAAAATGGTATTAAGGTGAAGTTATTACCAGAAGGAAGCAATGAAGAAAATGCTAAAGGAATAAACATAAAATTAACTTTAAAAAAGAAAAAAATAGAACAAAAGCTAAGTACAGATGTTTATTTTAGAAATTATAATAAACAAAATAATAAAATAGACAATAATGAAGAGGGTGGAAAATGA
- a CDS encoding type II secretion system protein — translation MESIQAKQKKKKGFTLIELIIVIAILGILALIAIPKFGSAQKDAKVKADIATAKTIAGTVSTALAKGDETSSKLKKTFNEYKDIDKDTTEIVEKGLNGKTKVQALEDGKFQIKIDDEENVFIQVVGKNDENGASTIACQLYPLKEGSNYPKASDKKEE, via the coding sequence ATGGAAAGTATCCAGGCAAAACAAAAAAAGAAAAAGGGTTTTACATTGATTGAACTTATTATCGTAATAGCAATCTTAGGAATATTAGCACTTATAGCAATACCTAAGTTTGGATCAGCACAAAAGGATGCAAAAGTTAAAGCAGATATAGCTACTGCAAAAACAATAGCAGGTACGGTTTCTACTGCACTTGCTAAAGGTGATGAGACTAGTTCAAAATTGAAAAAAACATTTAACGAGTATAAAGATATAGATAAAGACACAACGGAAATAGTTGAAAAAGGGTTAAATGGAAAAACAAAAGTGCAAGCTTTAGAAGATGGAAAATTTCAAATCAAAATAGACGATGAAGAAAATGTTTTTATTCAAGTTGTTGGAAAAAATGATGAAAATGGTGCGTCTACTATAGCGTGTCAATTATACCCTTTGAAAGAAGGAAGTAACTATCCCAAGGCTAGTGATAAGAAAGAAGAATAA
- a CDS encoding vWA domain-containing protein, translating to MRKLKRISILFMSLVFIISQGIGIKVFATENKKSNLTSQFQLKQNINAKNYTVGETFDISYDIGSLMGVNKKDYDDANSKDKEIVLLVDTSGSMIDRKVEGKYRINYSVDQVFIEKEWKWYRRVSLENGQKYIIHELLYTSERDIIINGQIYTEYIEIDNKRYYLKYDYSDGSWYAIAYSESKIDELQKAAKNFVNKFETKSNTKIGLVSYGNKGEVVHSLTNELDRINSSIDYGLSVYGATNIGDGIRKANGLLNNGSNADKYIVLMTDGIPTAATCYSNVKSERTEHYSNFYRRNIYDTPVGAILDGYGRELEKFNLITDYNYKFEYNPKDYIYSDENIIINRGDNDYGNIALNYAKESLKRASENGVNNFVVGFSNGISRDKLTQIADAGNGYYREAMHGDELEDVYNRIADEIKNPVVKDIEFKLNLPDGLVIEDIVSNSSKESLKDKLNVSISKDGRSIKFKLDNISYNEEKDENGNIKYVVSKDQLEKFKFSIKVKANKSGEYTIGDKESYGGINYTDVDGQHQEKAFGKETFTIKDDKAALSVEKMGVFYQQNGKILNKDIKLINGFRYQVGTVINIGDGQKAEDFIENDSILKSSISGIKTVGKSNLKLYSVDGDKIQLVKNIKKSGNNCIKIPKNTLKKNGKYILVEDVINISNNDKDKNNKEKSFELKNTIELQNDKNKAVVNGNMNFKALNSLPNVD from the coding sequence ATGAGAAAATTAAAAAGAATAAGTATTTTGTTTATGAGCTTAGTTTTTATAATTAGTCAGGGTATAGGTATAAAAGTATTTGCTACAGAAAATAAAAAATCTAATTTAACATCCCAGTTTCAACTAAAACAAAATATCAATGCAAAAAATTATACAGTAGGTGAAACATTTGATATAAGCTATGATATAGGTTCTCTTATGGGTGTAAATAAAAAAGATTATGATGATGCTAATTCAAAGGATAAAGAAATAGTTCTTCTAGTAGATACTTCTGGAAGTATGATTGATAGAAAAGTAGAGGGAAAATATAGAATAAATTATTCAGTAGATCAAGTATTTATTGAAAAAGAATGGAAATGGTACAGAAGAGTTTCTTTAGAAAATGGACAAAAGTATATTATTCATGAATTGTTATATACATCTGAAAGAGATATTATAATAAATGGACAAATTTATACTGAGTATATTGAGATAGATAATAAAAGATATTATTTAAAATATGATTATTCAGATGGAAGTTGGTATGCTATTGCATATTCAGAATCTAAAATTGATGAATTACAAAAGGCGGCTAAGAATTTTGTGAATAAGTTTGAAACAAAGTCAAATACAAAAATAGGTTTAGTGTCTTATGGTAATAAAGGAGAAGTGGTTCATTCGCTTACTAATGAATTAGATCGTATCAATAGTTCAATAGATTATGGATTATCTGTTTATGGTGCTACAAATATAGGAGATGGAATAAGAAAGGCTAATGGATTGTTAAACAATGGCAGTAATGCTGATAAATATATAGTTTTAATGACAGATGGTATTCCAACAGCGGCTACTTGTTATAGTAATGTAAAAAGTGAAAGAACAGAGCATTATAGTAATTTTTATAGAAGGAATATATATGATACACCAGTTGGAGCAATTTTAGATGGATATGGAAGAGAGTTAGAAAAATTTAATTTAATAACAGACTATAACTATAAGTTTGAGTATAATCCTAAAGATTACATTTATTCAGATGAAAATATTATTATAAATCGTGGTGACAATGATTATGGTAATATAGCTTTAAATTACGCAAAAGAGTCATTAAAAAGAGCTAGTGAAAATGGGGTAAACAACTTCGTTGTAGGTTTTAGTAATGGAATTAGTAGAGATAAACTAACTCAGATAGCAGATGCAGGTAATGGATACTATAGAGAAGCTATGCATGGTGATGAACTTGAAGATGTTTATAATAGAATAGCCGATGAAATAAAAAATCCCGTAGTAAAAGATATTGAATTTAAATTGAATTTACCAGATGGATTAGTTATAGAAGATATAGTTTCAAATAGTTCTAAAGAGAGTTTAAAGGATAAGCTAAATGTTAGCATAAGCAAAGATGGAAGAAGTATAAAATTTAAATTAGATAATATATCATACAATGAAGAAAAAGATGAAAATGGAAATATTAAATATGTTGTAAGTAAGGATCAATTAGAGAAGTTTAAGTTTAGTATAAAGGTAAAAGCTAATAAAAGTGGGGAATATACAATAGGCGATAAAGAAAGTTATGGAGGTATAAATTATACAGATGTAGATGGACAGCATCAAGAAAAAGCCTTCGGAAAAGAAACATTTACAATTAAAGATGATAAAGCGGCTTTATCTGTAGAAAAGATGGGAGTATTTTATCAACAAAATGGAAAGATTTTAAATAAAGATATAAAATTAATAAATGGATTTAGATATCAAGTAGGAACTGTTATAAATATAGGAGATGGACAAAAGGCTGAAGATTTTATAGAAAATGATAGCATCCTAAAGTCATCTATTTCTGGTATAAAAACAGTTGGAAAATCTAATTTAAAATTGTATTCAGTAGATGGAGACAAGATACAGTTAGTAAAGAATATCAAAAAGAGTGGGAATAATTGTATTAAAATACCTAAAAATACTCTTAAAAAGAATGGCAAGTATATTTTAGTTGAAGATGTTATAAATATTAGTAATAATGATAAAGACAAAAATAATAAAGAAAAAAGTTTTGAATTGAAAAACACTATTGAATTACAAAATGATAAAAATAAAGCTGTAGTTAATGGAAATATGAATTTTAAAGCATTAAATAGTTTACCAAATGTAGACTAA
- a CDS encoding type IV pilus modification PilV family protein: MKVKKGFSLIEVIIALAVFMIIIIPIFSLTLGTTKITKQSEDKLKASAIGQEVMEKLKNGNIHDNLFGSEKKEKEYKKDDFNVKIFVEPTEYKFKELDMDKAYKDIKYDEEIDVDSYKYKNKTLEIKNDEQGKDEKNIKVKLSGNNNVNVSIENRNINSALNIYFLKDSGCSCDYTIKEIEGKVKIFSNLINDENNNKKNYLPCRLYKIKVMVSKKGENLQNIEGYRTFLK, from the coding sequence ATGAAAGTAAAAAAAGGATTTAGTTTAATAGAAGTTATAATAGCACTGGCAGTATTTATGATAATAATAATTCCTATATTTTCTTTAACTTTAGGAACTACAAAGATAACAAAGCAATCAGAAGATAAACTAAAAGCTTCAGCCATTGGGCAAGAGGTAATGGAGAAGTTAAAGAATGGCAATATACACGATAATTTATTTGGAAGTGAAAAAAAAGAAAAGGAATATAAAAAAGATGATTTTAATGTAAAAATTTTTGTAGAGCCTACAGAGTACAAGTTTAAGGAATTAGATATGGATAAAGCATATAAAGACATTAAATATGATGAAGAAATAGATGTAGATAGCTATAAATATAAGAATAAAACTTTAGAGATTAAAAATGATGAACAGGGAAAAGATGAAAAAAATATAAAGGTTAAATTAAGCGGAAATAATAACGTAAATGTAAGTATAGAAAATAGGAATATAAATTCAGCTTTAAATATTTATTTTTTAAAAGATTCTGGATGTTCCTGTGATTATACCATTAAGGAGATTGAAGGAAAGGTTAAAATTTTCTCTAATTTAATTAACGATGAGAATAACAACAAGAAAAATTATTTGCCATGTAGACTTTATAAAATTAAAGTTATGGTAAGTAAGAAAGGTGAGAATCTACAAAATATTGAGGGGTATAGAACTTTCTTAAAGTAG